The Synchiropus splendidus isolate RoL2022-P1 chromosome 1, RoL_Sspl_1.0, whole genome shotgun sequence genome includes a window with the following:
- the LOC128752227 gene encoding mucin-5B-like: MGEMVDCTTNYTNFCMDTVVPVRTVRCFANNNPWITSDIKGLLNQMKRAFKEGNTQELKRIQRELRAQLREAKEQYRKEIEQKMQTNNMREVWEGMKIITGCNSKRGAPTEGDVGRVNQLNHFFNRFDQPNPFTPLNTAAPTLPQVITTEGEDTSLPPITPPRTITAAQVLMVLSIPETTEGLCEGAGTPPSTYIQPEFGRREGPPAVEDILHHPSPSPHMMKTIERLLLHHLRPQTHHALDPLQFAHRSLSHLDRGRGAVRITFLDFSSAFNTIQPLLLRDKLTEVGVETHLVAWITDYLTNRPQYVRLGDSRSDTVASSTGAPQGTVLSPVLFTLYTSDFQSNTELCHVQKFADDTAIVGCIRSGQEDEYRKLIQDFVTWCDSNHLRLNTTKTREMVVDFRRPRPHPQPVTIKGECVEVVHTYKYLGVQKGQSRMYFLRRLASVNICKMLLQIFYQASEQASPSSNMGTTGLQSSLWLLCLTLLVSVLAQENRPSVNQVGQSAGESSHLGRVCMTWGQNHWKTFDGDYFQLSSSCTHELVAQCQESFENFNIQMKRKLVNGIATIEQILVKLEGSVVLITSEGVLINGEPVTLPLVSFGFNIKEATSSIILYAKMGIIIYWNRDDSMDIEMDEEFRGQTCGLCGNFDGINNEFPSDGSLSVIDYAELHKVSQPTTVCVEPQQNNQRLCGLKSACEEIFSRAPFSSCQNLLDIDSFVTACRSDQCYSDKSVLCSTVSEFSRQCVHAGGQPQQWRSPSFCPKTCPTGMMFLECSSSCPNTCSNPEASQTCDSHCMDGCSCPAGTVLDDIGENGCVAVESCPCLHSGKAYKSGESYEYNCRSCTCQNGRWSCTENDCPATCSVEGGSHINTFDGKAYTFHGECSYIMAQESNGLYTILVDLMNCGVVEGRTCLRAVTLSLNNNLVVMKVQSSGQVFVNKILSQLPLFTSEVKAYKASSFYIHMNTRFGLRLTIQLSPLMQVYISADSSLKGTTSGLCGNFNNIMSDDFKVSSGLVEGTAAAFANAWKTRASCPDVSTRFTHPCSQGINKEEFAQFWCSKLTDPNGVFAPCHSSISPTMYKDKCMYDTCNCEKSEDCMCAAASAYVYACSAAGVLITGWRDVMCSKFSTSCTPGTVYEYSMTSCGRTCYALSQMDYTCDSSFPSVDGCGCSMGTYMNDNGRCVASTSCPCYDGENIIPSGQVINKDGGTCFCREARLSCEGVQTQVTPSCKEPMVYFNCSDVTPGSSGVECQKSCGTLDMACMSTSCTSGCMCPNGLIADGLGGCISESSCPCVYNGKLYQPGETLTVDCNTCSCRNRKFTCTNNVCDAVCGIYGDGHYITFDGKRFEFSGECEYSLAQDYCGSDSGSVRIITENVLCGTTGTTCSKTIKIYLESDEYLLKDETLRVVKGSSPSQVSKMGIYLVVAIKPGLVVMWDKKTSLFIKLGTQYQGKVCGLCGNYDGNSKNDFTTRSQETVADVLEFGNSWKVSSGCPDAKLSTDPCTSNRYRAAWSQRQCSIITSVTFQDCHSKVDPGPYYDSCVRDSCACDTGGDCECFCTAVAAYAKSCNEAGACVKWRTPKRCPVFCDYYNSPDGCEWHYKPCGADCMKTCRNPSGNCSALITGLEGCYPQCPPAQPFFNEDSMTCVAWEQCGCYDDQGTNYGIGDYVPSENCYSCSCKLSGISCVYDVNYCSCFVNGKTYKYGETIYNTTDGLGSCMEAVCGPDGVVIRDVYPCPKTTTPLPTTTPFKFSTVVTTPVPKSTAVVTTTPSVTPGPTTGTAATAVTQPPIVTTGPVSTNY; encoded by the exons ATGGGGGAGATGGTTGACTGCACAACAAACTACACTAACTTCTGTATGGACACTGTGGTTCCAGTCAGAACTGTACGCTGCTTTGCTAACAACAACCCCTGGATAACAAGTGACATCAAGGGCCTTCTGAACCAGATGAAGAGGGCCTTTAAAGAGGGCAACACCCAGGAGCTCAAGCGGATACAGAGGGAACTAAGAGCCCAGCTCAGGGAGGCGAAGGAGCAATACAGAAAGGAAATAGAACAAAAGATGCAGACCAACAACATGAGGGAAGTGTGGGAAGGGATGAAGATCATCACTGGCTGCAACTCCAAGAGAGGTGCCCCCACTGAGGGGGATGTGGGAAGGGTAAACCAGCTTAACCACTTCTTCAATAGGTTTGACCAGCCCAACCCATTCACACCTCTGAACACAGCAGCCCCCACTCTCCCTCAAGTCATCACCACAGAAGGGGAGGACACCTCCCTTCCCCCCATAACACCTCCAAGGACAATCACAGCAGCTCAG GTCCTGATGGTCCTGAGTATCCCAGAGACCACTGAAGGCCTGTGTGAGGGAGCTGGGACACCCCCTTCAACGTATATTCAACCGGAGTTTGGGAGAAGGGAGGGTCCCCCAGCTGTGGAAGACATCCTGCATCATCCCAGTCCCAGTCCACACATGATGAAGACCATAGAacggctgctgctccaccacctGAGACCACAGACCCACCACGCCCTGGACCCACTGCAGTTTGCTCACCGGTCCCTATCTCACCTGGACAGAGGCAGGGGTGctgtgaggattacatttttggacttctccAGCGCCTTTAACACAatccagccactgctgctcaggGACAAACTGACAGAGGTGGGAGTTGAAACACACCTGGTGGCATGGATCACTGATTACCTGACCAACAGACCTCAGTATGTGAGGCTAGGGGACAGCAGGTCTGACACTGTggccagcagcacaggagcacCGCAGGGAACTGTACTCTCTCCGGTCCTGTTCACCCTGTACACCTCCGACTTCCAGTCCAACACGGAGCTCTGCCATGTGCAGAAGTTCGCAGACGACACGGCCATCGTGGGGTGCATCAGGAGTGGACAAGAGGACGAGTACAGGAAACTGATCCAGGACTTTGTCACATGGTGCGACTCCAATCACCTGCGCCTCAACACCACAAAGACcagagagatggtggtggactttaggAGACCCAGGCCGCATCCACAACCGGTCACCATCAAAGGAGAATGTGTGGAGGTGGTCCACACTTACAAATACCTGGGAGTGCA aaagggacagagccgcatgtACTTCCTCAGAAGGCTGGCATCCGTCAACATCTGCAAGATGCTGCTACAGatcttctacca AGCGTCAGAGCAGGCCAGTCCAAGTTCCAACATGGGGACTACGGGACTTCAATCGTCGCTATGGCTTCTCTGTCTGACACTGCTGGTCAGCGTGCTCGCTCAAG AAAATCGTCCCAGTGTCAACCAAGTGGGACAATCTGCAG GAGAGTCATCTCACCTGGGTCGAGTCTGCATGACCTGGGGACAGAACCACTGGAAGACCTTTGACGGAGACTACTTCCAactgtcctcctcctgcacacATGAGTTGGTGGCACAGTGCCAAGAATCCTTTGAAAATTTCAATATCCAGATGAAACGCAAGCTGGTGAATGGCATTGCCACCATTGAGCAAATCTTAGTGAAACTGGAAGGTTCTGTGGTTCTCATTACAAGTGAGGGGGTGCTCATCAATGGAGAGCC AGTGACTTTACCGTTGGTTTCATTTGGGTTCAATATCAAAGAGGCAACGTCCAGCATCATCCTTTATGCAAAAATGGGGATCATCATTTATTGGAATCGCGATGACTCCATGGAC ATTGAGATGGATGAAGAGTTCCGAGGGCAGACATGTGGACTTTGTGGAAACTTTGATGGAATCAACAATGAGTTCCCAAGTGATG gATCTCTCTCTGTGATAGATTATGCTGAACTCCACAAAGTGAGTCAGCCAACAACTGTTTGCGTGGAACCACAACAAAACAATCAACGGCTCTGTGGATTGAAG AGTGCCTGCGAGgaaatcttctccagagctccaTTTAGCAGCTGTCAAAACCTCCTGGACATTGATTCCTTTGTCACCGCCTGCCGGTCTGATCAGTGCTACAGTGACAAATCTGTTCTGTGTAGTACAGTCTCAGAGTTCTCGAGACAGTGCGTCCATGCAGGCGGACAGCCTCAGCAGTGGCGGAGTCCATCTTTTTGCC CTAAGACGTGTCCCACTGGCATGATGTTCCTGGAGTGCAGCAGCTCATGTCCCAACACTTGCTCCAACCCTGAGGCCTCCCAGACTTGTGACAGCCACTGTATGGACGGTTGCAGCTGCCCTGCTG GAACTGTCTTGGATGACATTGGTGAAAATGGCTGCGTAGCAGTGGAATCCTGTCCTTGTTTGCACAGCGGCAAGGCCTACAAATCTGGAGAGTCGTACGAATACAACTGCAGATCTTG TACGTGCCAGAACGGTCGGTGGTCTTGCACTGAAAACGATTGTCCAGCGACCTGCTCTGTGGAAGGGGGCTCCCACATCAACACATTTGATGGCAAGGCCTACACATTTCATGGAGAATGCAGCTACATAATGGCACAG GAGAGCAACGGCCTGTATACCATATTGGTAGATCTTATGAACTGCGGTGTGGTTGAAGGCAGAACCTGCCTCCGAGCTGTGACTTTGTCGCTGAACAACAACTTAGTG GTCATGAAAGTTCAATCATCCGGTCAGGTCTTTGTGAACAAGATTCTCTCTCAGCTTCCATTGTTTACCT CTGAAGTGAAGGCCTACAAAGCCTCATCCTTCTACATCCACATGAACACCAGGTTTGGCCTTCGACTGACAATTCAGCTCAGTCCATTGATGCAAGTCTACATTTCAGCAGACAGTTCACTCAAAGGGACCACTTCAG GTCTGTGTGGAAACTTTAACAACATCATGAGTGATGACTTCAAGGTGAGCAGTGGGCTTGTGGAGGGTacagcagcagccttcgccaatgcctggaaaacaagagcatcTTGTCCAGATGTTTCGACGCGCTTCACTCACCCTTGCAGTCAGGGAATCAACAAAG AGGAGTTTGCCCAGTTCTGGTGCTCCAAACTCACTGACCCCAATGGAGTGTTTGCACCGTGCCACAGTTCCATCAGCCCAACAATGTATAAAGAT AAATGCATGTACGACACGTGCAACTGTGAGAAGAGTGAAGACTGCatgtgtgctgctgcttctgcgtATGTCTACGCTTGCTCAGCTGCAGGAGTGCTGATTACTGGATGGAGGGATGTCATGTGCA GCAAGTTCAGCACTTCATGCACTCCAGGAACTGTGTATGAGTACAGCATGACCAGCTGTGGCCGCACTTGCTACGCCCTCAGCCAGATGGACTACACCTGTGACTCAAGCTTCCCCTCAGTTGATGGTTGTGGATGTTCAATGGGAACATACATGAATGACAACGGCCGTTGTGTGGCCAGCACAAGCTGCCCTTGTTATGACGGAGAAAACATAATTCCCAGTGGTCAAGTTATcaacaaagatggaggaacaTG TTTCTGCAGAGAAGCACGTCTTAGCTGTGAAGGAGTGCAAACACAAG TGACACCCTCATGCAAGGAGCCCATGGTTTATTTCAACTGCTCCGATGTGACGCCCGGGAGTTCTGGAGTCGAGTGTCAGAAGAGCTGTGGGACTCTGGACATGGCTTGT ATGAGCACAAGCTGCACATCAGGATGCATGTGCCCAAATGGTCTGATCGCAGATGGACTTGGAGGTTGTATCAGCGAGAGTAGCTGTCCGTGTGTGTACAATGGAAAACTCTaccaacctggagagacacTCACCGTTGACTGCAACACATG CTCGTGTCGCAACAGGAAGTTCACCTGCACCAACAACGTTTGCGATGCTGTGTGTGGTATCTATGGTGACGGCCATTACATTACCTTTGATGGCAAAAGGTTTGAGTTCAGTGGAGAATGTGAATACTCACTTGCTCAG GACTACTGTGGCTCTGACAGTGGAAGCGTCAGAATTATTACTGAAAATGTTCTATGTGGAACCACGGGAACGACCTGTTCCAAAACCATCAAGATCTACCTTGAG AGTGACGAGTATCTCCTCAAAGACGAGACCCTTCGAGTGGTTAAGGGCAGCAGCCCCTCTCAGGTATCCAAGATGGGCATTTACTTAGTGGTGGCCATCAAACCAGGACTAGTGGTCATGTGGGACAAGAAGACCAGTCTGTTCATCAAACTTGGCACACAGTATCAG GGAAAAGTGTGCGGTCTTTGTGGAAACTATGACGGCAATAGCAAGAATGACTTCACCACACGCTCCCAGGAGACAGTAGCCGATGTTCTGGAGTTTGGTAACAGTTGGAAGGTTTCATCTGGATGTCCTGATGCCAAGCTATCAACAGATCCCTGTACCAGCAACAGATACCGTGCAGCATGGTCCCAGAGGCAATGCAGTATCATCACCAGTGTCACGTTTCAAGACTGTCATTCAAAG GTGGATCCTGGTCCATACTATGATTCGTGTGTCAGAGATTCTTGTGCTTGCGACACCGGTGGGGACTGTGAGTGTTTCTGCACAGCTGTTGCTGCCTACGCAAAATCTTGTAATGAAGCTGGAGCCTGTGTAAAATGGAGAACTCCAAAGCGATGCC CCGTGTTCTGTGACTACTATAACTCCCCCGATGGCTGTGAGTGGCACTACAAGCCCTGTGGTGCTGACTGCATGAAAACCTGCAGGAATCCCTCTGGAAATTGTTCTGCTCTCATCACTGGCCTGGAAG GATGTTACCCACAGTGTCCACCAGCCCAACCTTTTTTCAATGAGGACTCAATGACCTGTGTTGCCTGGGAACAGTGTGGCTGTTATGATGATCAGGGCACCAACTATGGAATTGGGGATTATGTACCATCAGAAAACTGCTACAGCTG CTCGTGCAAACTATCAGGAATTAGTTGCGTCTATGACGTAAACT ACTGCTCTTGCTTTGTCAATGGGAAAACTTACAAGTATGGAGAAACCAtttacaacaccacagacggcctgGGCAGTTGCATGGAAGCTGTCTGTGGACCTGATGGAGTTGTTATAAGGGACGTCTATCCATGTCCAAAGACTACAACGCCTCTTCCTACAACAACTCCATTCAAATTCAGCACAG TTGTTACAACTCCAGTACCAAAAAGCACAGCAGTGGTCACAACCACGCCTTCAgtaactccaggtccaacaacaggcactgCAGCAACAGCAGTTACGCAGCCACCGATTgtcaccactggacctgtgtccact AACTACTAA